In Eriocheir sinensis breed Jianghai 21 chromosome 12, ASM2467909v1, whole genome shotgun sequence, the following proteins share a genomic window:
- the LOC126997660 gene encoding chymotrypsin-like elastase family member 2A produces MGRIATSRTMLPEERPLTKSLVLTLLTLLALTKSVGAIMRDEEAHPGLTLPPHSSSVLARCGSTYPVTSRIPHIILSPGYPAPYQPYTYCRWNFYSLDGPSAVLQVQCQLFEMEASSECSSGAFLALQTLNNQEAERFCGSEGPRSAVGSHVLTIHFWGGWRLNADKRGVYCAVTSLIAPLTPPPTSSCRCGRRGTVLRIVGGQEANLHEWPWMALLVLPGGGLCGGTLINDRFVLTAAHCIDGTVLPRNALPTVVLGEHQRSVPDETPFTRVVRVARVITHEGYDGAGNSKNNDIGLVELAAPLDLGRSPGIAPACPPAPNTTDAAQRVTTLGWGFTSVSGEQADVLQMVELLPVPLTKCRDQYEAGIITDNMICAAATNKDSCFDDSGGPLMTEVEGGHWELIGVVSFGPSVCAQQGVAGVYTRVVNYLPWISSKIGLPTTCPAV; encoded by the exons AGTGTGGGAGCGATAATGAGGGACGAGGAAGCTCACCCCGGCCTCACCCTTCCTCCGCATAGCAGCA GCGTGCTAGCTCGGTGCGGCTCGACCTACCCAGTGACCTCCCGCATCCCGCACATCATCCTCAGCCCTGGCTACCCGGCGCCCTACCAACCCTACACCTACTGCCGATGGAACTTCTAC AGTCTGGATGGTCCCAGCGCGGTTCTTCAGGTACAATGCCAGCTGTTCGAGATGGAGGCTTCTTCTGAGTGTTCCAGCGGTGCCTTCCTCGCCCTGCAGACTCTAAATAACCAGGAGGCCGAACG GTTTTGTGGCAGCGAAGGGCCTCGGAGTGCGGTCGGCAGCCACGTCTTGACGATTCACTTCTGGGGTGGGTGGCGCCTCAACGCTGACAAGAGGGGGGTGTATTGTGCCGTGACGTCGCTGATCGCCCCGCTCACGCCCCCGCCAACGTCCTCTTGCA GGTGTGGTCGCCGCGGCACCGTCCTTCGCATCGTGGGCGGGCAGGAAGCCAACCTCCACGAGTGGCCGTGGATGGCCCTCCTGGTGCTGCCGGGCGGAGGGCTCTGCGGCGGCACGCTCATCAACGACCGTTTCGTGCTCACCGCCGCCCACTGTATCGACGG GACGGTGCTGCCCAGAAACGCCCTGCCCACGGTGGTCCTCGGCGAGCACCAGCGCAGCGTGCCCGACGAGACCCCCTTCACGCGGGTGGTGCGGGTGGCGCGCGTCATCACCCACGAGGGCTACGACGGCGCCGGCAACTCCAAGAACAACGACATCGGCCTGGTGGAGCTCGCGGCGCCCCTCGATCTCGGCAGGTCCCCAGGCATCGCCCCCGCTTGCCCGCCCGCCCCCAACACCACGGACGCCGCCCAGAGAGTCACGACGCTAGG GTGGGGGTTCACCAGCGTGTCAGGGGAGCAGGCAGACGTGCTACAGATGGTGGAGCTCCTGCCGGTGCCGCTGACGAAGTGTCGGGACCAGTACGAGGCCGGCATCATCACCGATAACATGATCTGCGCCGCGGCTACCAACAAGGACTCGTGCTTT GACGACAGCGGCGGCCCGCTCATGACGGAGGTGGAGGGTGGTCACTGGGAGCTGATCGGCGTTGTGTCCTTCGGCCCgagtgtgtgtgcccagcagGGGGTGGCCGGCGTCTACACAAGAGTCGTCA ACTACCTCCCATGGATCAGCTCTAAGATCGGCCTGCCCACGACCTGCCCGGCGGTCTGA